From a single Carassius carassius chromosome 8, fCarCar2.1, whole genome shotgun sequence genomic region:
- the LOC132145404 gene encoding N-acetylneuraminate 9-O-acetyltransferase codes for MIVEPTAEEGAQSDSSKPALLTTTEAEAHAGSEHAPLGSDIVSFAAARLSACCHGGAKMAVLAYSLGKREINQYFSIKNAKLLSVAAVVLLTVFHTATRHYGGSDTCDWLLSSGRFLGDSVWQPYGCMLHKYKSSEAKVCLREKRIAFVGDSRIRQLFYSFIKMMNPEVKEVGNKHENIPFVDGDSTVDFLWYAEVNNSLKGQLMLWTEGSASKPHVIIIGAATWSIKLHNGKSEALSQYRANLTAISDTLEKLAEHSEVYWVLQDPVYEDVLSDSRKMITNEQINLYNEAAVSTLNTSKKKVKFLEASRRAAMETISQSVDGLHLPESTRDVGAMVLMNSMCNKILKPIDGSCCQSAPPLSVLQMIAAGLFLLSIIILLIMGYSGHHKSRHVPDVESGEEKKPPVVVGQLNPKGPLLAICKMSLIMLYFYLCDRADIFMKEQKFYTHSTFFIPLIYIFVLGIFYSENSKETKLLNREQTDEWKGWMQLVILIYHISGASTFIPVYMHVRVLVAAYLFQTGYGHFSFFWLKGDFGLYRVCQVIFRLNFLVVVLCLVMDRPYQFYYFVPLVTFWFAVIYATMALWPQILQKQANGSAFWNLALLLKLLGLLLFICFFAYSQELFEAVFSLWPISRLFELQGSIHEWWFRWKLDRFAVINGMLFAFIYLVLQKCQLLSEGKGEPLFSNKISNCLLFVSVVSFITYSIWASGCKNKSECNEMHPYISVVQILAFILIRNIPGYARSLYSSFFAWFGKISLELFICQYHIWLAADTKGILVLIPGNPTLNIIVSTFIFVCVAHEISQITNDLAQVAIPKEIGPLLKRLLGAGGFLVLVLIRSQNE; via the exons ATGATAGTTGAACCAACCGCAGAAGAAGGAGCGCAATCGGACTCCAGCAAACCTGCACTGCTCACGACAACAGAAGCGGAGGCGCACGCGGGAAGCGAGCACGCGCCGCTCGGCTCTGACATCGTCAGCTTCGCCGCAGCTCGTCTGTCTGCCTGTTGTCATGGAGGAGCCAAGATGGCGGTCCTGGCCTATAGCCTAGGCAAACgagaaataaatcaatatttcagCATCAAAAATGCAAAACTGCTGTCTGTCGCCGCCGTCGTCCTTCTCACTGTGTTCCACACGGCTACTCGTCATTATGGAG GCAGTGACACGTGTGACTGGCTTTTATCCAGTGGGCGTTTTTTAGGGGACAGTGTATGGCAGCCCTATGGCTGCATGCTTCACAAGTACAAAAGCAG TGAAGCAAAGGTTTGCCTCAGAGAGAAGAGAATAGCATTTGTAGGAGACTCTAGAATACGTCAGCTCTTCTATTCTTTCATCAAAATGATGAACCCTGAGGTGAAAGAAGTTGGGAACAAG CATGAAAACATCCCTTTTGTAGATGGTGATTCCACTGTC GACTTCCTATGGTATGCCGAAGTGAACAATTCCTTGAAGGGGCAGTTGATGTTATGGACAGAG GGATCTGCTTCCAAACCACATGTCATCATCATCGGTGCTGCTACG TGGTCCATTAAGTTGCACAACGGCAAGAGTGAGGCACTCTCTCAGTACAGAGCGAACCTCACGGCTATATCAGACACACTGGAAAAACTAGCagagcacagtgaagtctattgGGTTCTGCAAG ATCCTGTTTATGAAGACGTGCTAAGTGACAGTCGAAAGATGATCACAAATGAGCAGATAAATCTGTACAACGAGGCAGCTGTTAGCACTCTGAATACCAGCAAAAAGAAAGTCAAGTTTTTAGAGGCCTCTCGACGAGCTGCTATGGAGACAATTTCCCAGTCGGTGGATGGATTGCACCTCCCTGAGAGCACAAGAGATGTT GGCGCCATGGTTCTGATGAACTCCATGTGCAATAAGATCCTGAAGCCCATTGACGGCTCTTGCTGTCAGAGCGCTCCTCCCCTAAGCGTCCTTCAGATGATAGCTGCTGGTCTCTTTTTGCTCTCCATCATCATCTTGCTCATCATGGGCTATAGTGGACATCATAAGAGCAGACACGTTCCTGATGTGGAGAGCGGAGAGGAGAAGAAACCCCCAGTTGTTGTGGGTCAACTGAACCCTAAGGGACCTTTACTGGCCATCTGCAAAATGAGCCTTATCATGTTGTACTTCTACCTGTGTGACAGGGCAGACATTTTTATGAAGGAGCAGAAATTCTATACACATTCCACCTTTTTCATCCCTCTCATCTACATCTTCGTTCTGGGCATCTTCTACAGTGAGAACAGCAAAGAG ACGAAACTCTTGAACAGAGAGCAAACGGATGAATGGAAGGGCTGGATGCAGCTGGTTATCCTTATTTACCACATTTCTGGAGCTAGCACT TTTATACCCGTGTACATGCATGTCCGTGTCCTGGTAGCTGCGTATCTCTTCCAAACAGGATATGGACACTTCTCGTTCTTCTGGCTGAAGGGAGACTTTGGACTTTACAGAGTGTGTCAG GTTATCTTCAGGCTTAACTTCCTTGTGGTGGTGCTGTGTCTGGTTATGGACAGGCCTTATCAGTTTTATTACTTTGTGCCTCTTGTCACCTTTTGGTTTGCAGTTATTTATGCTACAATGGCATTGTGGCCACAGATTCTTCAGAAGCAAGCCAATG GTAGTGCATTCTGGAACCTGGCACTATTGTTGAAACTTCTGGGTTTGCTTCTTTTCATCTGCTTCTTTGCATATTCACAG GAACTCTTTGAGGCTGTTTTCTCTTTGTGGCCCATTTCAAGGCTCTTTGAGCTGCAAGGTAGCATCCATGAGTGGTGGTTCAGGTGGAAACTAGATCGATTT GCCGTGATCAATGGGATGCTCTTCGCCTTCATATACCTGGTCCTGCAGAAATGTCAGCTGCTGTCTGAAGGCAAAGGAGAGCCTCTCTTCTCCAACAAGATTTCCAACTGTCTGCTCTTTGTCTCTGTGGTGTCTTTTATT ACGTACTCCATTTGGGCCAGTGGGTGCAAAAACAAGTCTGAGTGTAATGAGATGCATCCATACATTTCAGTCGTCCAG ATTCTGGCTTTCATTTTGATCCGGAATATTCCTGGTTATGCTCGTTCTTTGTACAGCTCGTTCTTTGCATGGTTTGGAAAGATCTCCCTAGAG ctcttcatatgccaGTATCATATTTGGCTGGCAGCAGACACCAAGGGCATCCTGGTCCTCATTCCTGGAAACCCCACTTTAAACATTATCGTCAGCACATTCATCTTTGTCTGTGTAGCTCATGAGATTTCCCAGATAACCAATGACTTGGCCCAGGTGGCCATTCCTAAAGAGATCGGGCCTCTACTGAAGAGACTGCTGGGAGCAGGAGGCTTTCTAGTGCTGGTACTGATACGGTCCCAAAATGAATAA